The stretch of DNA CACGTGTTCTACACCAACTCCGGTTCCGAGGCGGTAGACACGGCGCTGAAGATCGCGCTGGCGTATCACAAGGCGCGCGGTGAAGCCAGCCGCACGCGCTTCATCGGCCGCGAACGCGGCTACCATGGCGTCGGCTTCGGCGGCATTTCGGTGGGCGGCATCGCCGGCAACCGCAAGCCGTATGGCGTGATGCTGCCGGGCGTCGATCACCTGCCGCACACCCACAATCTTGAGAAGAACGCCTACACGCGCGGCGAGCCGGAACACGGCGCCAACCTGGCCGACGAACTGGAACGCATCGTCACGCTGCACGACGCCTCGACCATCGCTGCAGTCATCGTCGAACCGGTGGCCGGATCGACCGGCGTGCTGATTCCGCCGAAGGGCTATCTGAAGCGCTTGCGCGAGCTGTGCACCAAGCACGGCATCCTGCTGATCTTCGATGAAGTGATTACGGGCTTCGGCCGTTTGACCACGCCGTTCGCCGCCGACTACTTCGATGTCGAGCCGGACCTGATGACTACCGCCAAAGGCCTGACCAACGGCACCATTCCAATGGGCGCGGTGTTCAGCAAAAAGCATATCCACGACGCCTTCATGGACGCGCCGGCCGGCATTGAACTGTTCCACGGCTATACCTACTCGGGCCACCCGGTGGCTTGCGCCGCTTCGCTGGCGACGCTGGAAGTGTTCAAGGAGCAGAAGATACTGGAGCACGCCGCCGGCATGGCCGAATACTGGGCCGACGCCGTGCATTCGTTGAAAGGCCTGCCGCACGTGATCGACATCCGCACCATCGGCCTGATCGCCGGCATTGAGCTGGCGCCGATTGCGGGCAAGCCTGGCGCGCGCGCATTCGCCGCCTTCAAGCAGGCGTTCGAGGACGGCATTTTGATTCGCGTGACGGGCGACATCATCGCCTTGTCGCCACCGCTGGTGCTGGAGAAAAAACACATCGATGAGTTGTTCGGAAAGCTGAGGGAAGTACTTAAAAACCTGGACTGAGGAGAAACACCATGCTGGTTGGCGTCCCAAAAGAGATTAAGAACCAGGAGTCCCGCGTTGGCCTTACCCCGGCCAGCGTGAAGGAACTCATTTTGCGTGGTCATCAAGTATTGGTACAACAAAACGCCGGCGCGGCCATCGGCCTGACGGACGCGATGTATGAAGCATCCGGCGCCACCATCGTCGCCGACG from Duganella dendranthematis encodes:
- a CDS encoding aspartate aminotransferase family protein; its protein translation is MNESRPVSMESFWMPFTNNRDFKAHPRLLVSAEGMYYKDVDGRSILDGAAGLWCVPCGHAQPKIVAAVREMVGQLDFAPTFQMGHPAAFDLAEALMEYTNHRFGHVFYTNSGSEAVDTALKIALAYHKARGEASRTRFIGRERGYHGVGFGGISVGGIAGNRKPYGVMLPGVDHLPHTHNLEKNAYTRGEPEHGANLADELERIVTLHDASTIAAVIVEPVAGSTGVLIPPKGYLKRLRELCTKHGILLIFDEVITGFGRLTTPFAADYFDVEPDLMTTAKGLTNGTIPMGAVFSKKHIHDAFMDAPAGIELFHGYTYSGHPVACAASLATLEVFKEQKILEHAAGMAEYWADAVHSLKGLPHVIDIRTIGLIAGIELAPIAGKPGARAFAAFKQAFEDGILIRVTGDIIALSPPLVLEKKHIDELFGKLREVLKNLD